The following proteins are co-located in the Hydrogenophaga sp. RAC07 genome:
- the fusA gene encoding elongation factor G, whose translation MPSRSNGLAVEMKAVRTLALVGAAAAGKSSLAEALLYKAGAIGACGSIERGSTVSDHDPLERRLQHSLNASVMHLTHAGTRIHFIDTPGGPDFLGQSLPALEAVETAAVVINAATGIEPMTMRMMEYAASRHLARMIVVTKIDAQGVSLAGLLADIQATFGRECLPLNLPDGVGRQVIDCFFNRFGRSDFGPVEAAHRALVEQVVEVDAAFVDRYLEEGDVDSAELHAPLEQALREGHLIPVCFVSSRSGAGVAELLDVIVKLLPDPTEGNPPEFIVGEGAQAQPMKALPDPSLHVLAHVFKVTIDPYVGKMGVFRVHQGTVTRDSQLYIGDGRKPFRVGHLFMLQGKDHVEVSSALPGDIVAVAKVEEIHFDAVLHEAAEDSHVHLAPLSFPVPVYGLAVEPKRHGDEQRAWEILGKLAAEDPCLRIDHVAATNETVLHGLGELHLRIVLERLREVYRFEVQTRPPRIAYRETVTAPAEGHHRHKKQTGGAGQFAEVFLRIEPLARGAGFEFADEVRGGAIPGQFIPAVEKGVREVLAYGAIAGYPVVDVRVVVYDGKHHSVDSKDIAFATAGRKAFMAAIREARAAVLEPIVQIEIAVPEHSVGDVTSDLSSRRGLVTGTSAQGGGTVSIGGQVPEVELANYQSRLHAMTSGQGRYTIALSHYEAVPPAVQQTLMGQYRVREED comes from the coding sequence ATGCCAAGCCGATCGAACGGCCTCGCGGTCGAAATGAAAGCAGTGCGAACGCTGGCGCTGGTGGGCGCCGCGGCCGCCGGCAAGAGTTCCCTCGCCGAGGCGTTGTTGTACAAGGCGGGGGCCATCGGAGCGTGCGGCAGCATCGAGCGCGGCAGCACCGTCAGCGACCACGACCCGCTGGAGCGCCGCTTGCAGCACTCGCTCAACGCATCGGTGATGCACCTGACGCATGCCGGCACGCGCATCCACTTCATCGACACGCCCGGCGGCCCCGACTTCCTCGGCCAGAGCCTGCCGGCGCTGGAGGCGGTCGAGACGGCGGCGGTGGTCATCAATGCCGCCACCGGCATCGAGCCGATGACGATGCGCATGATGGAATACGCGGCCTCGCGCCACCTTGCCCGCATGATCGTCGTTACCAAGATCGACGCGCAAGGCGTCTCGCTGGCGGGCCTGCTGGCCGACATCCAGGCCACCTTCGGCCGCGAATGCCTGCCGCTGAACCTGCCCGACGGCGTCGGCAGGCAGGTGATCGACTGCTTCTTCAACCGGTTCGGGCGCTCCGACTTCGGCCCCGTCGAAGCGGCACACCGCGCACTGGTCGAGCAGGTGGTCGAGGTCGACGCGGCCTTCGTCGACCGTTACCTCGAGGAAGGCGACGTGGACTCGGCGGAGCTGCACGCGCCGCTCGAGCAGGCGCTGCGCGAAGGCCACTTGATCCCGGTGTGCTTTGTCTCGTCGCGCAGCGGCGCCGGCGTGGCCGAGCTGCTGGATGTGATCGTCAAGCTCCTGCCCGACCCGACCGAGGGCAACCCGCCGGAATTCATCGTTGGCGAAGGTGCGCAAGCCCAGCCCATGAAGGCCCTGCCCGATCCGTCGCTGCACGTGCTGGCGCACGTGTTCAAGGTCACCATCGACCCCTATGTCGGCAAGATGGGCGTCTTCCGCGTGCATCAGGGCACAGTCACGCGCGACAGCCAGCTCTACATCGGCGACGGCCGGAAGCCCTTCAGGGTGGGCCACCTGTTCATGCTCCAGGGCAAGGACCATGTCGAGGTGTCGAGCGCGCTGCCCGGCGACATCGTGGCGGTGGCCAAGGTCGAGGAGATCCATTTCGATGCCGTGCTGCACGAGGCGGCCGAAGACAGCCACGTGCATCTTGCGCCGCTGTCGTTCCCCGTACCGGTGTACGGCCTGGCCGTGGAGCCCAAGCGCCATGGCGACGAGCAGCGCGCCTGGGAGATCCTCGGCAAGCTCGCAGCCGAGGATCCGTGCCTGCGCATCGATCACGTGGCCGCGACCAACGAGACGGTGCTCCACGGGCTCGGCGAGCTGCACCTGCGCATCGTGCTCGAACGCCTGCGCGAGGTGTACCGCTTCGAGGTCCAGACGCGGCCGCCGCGCATCGCCTACCGCGAGACCGTGACCGCGCCGGCCGAGGGCCACCACCGCCACAAGAAGCAGACCGGCGGAGCCGGCCAGTTCGCCGAAGTCTTCCTGCGCATCGAGCCGCTGGCGCGTGGTGCGGGTTTCGAATTCGCCGACGAAGTCAGGGGCGGCGCGATCCCGGGCCAGTTCATCCCCGCGGTCGAGAAGGGCGTGCGCGAAGTGTTGGCGTACGGCGCGATCGCCGGCTACCCCGTGGTCGACGTGCGCGTCGTGGTGTATGACGGCAAGCACCACAGCGTGGACAGCAAGGACATCGCCTTTGCGACCGCCGGTCGCAAAGCCTTCATGGCCGCGATCCGCGAGGCCCGGGCAGCCGTGCTCGAGCCGATCGTCCAGATCGAGATCGCCGTGCCCGAGCATTCCGTTGGCGACGTCACGAGCGACCTGTCGTCGCGGCGCGGCCTGGTCACCGGCACGTCGGCCCAGGGCGGCGGCACGGTGTCCATCGGTGGGCAGGTGCCCGAGGTCGAACTGGCCAACTACCAGTCGCGGCTCCATGCGATGACCAGCGGCCAGGGCCGATACACCATCGCGTTGTCACACTACGAAGCCGTGCCGCCGGCCGTCCAGCAGACGCTGATGGGCCAGTATCGGGTACGCGAAGAGGACTAG
- a CDS encoding ATP-binding protein — METLLPRFDGGDPPARLEIALLGRFEASVEGMVIAADRWPSLRATHLVQMLCLQPGHRISRDLAIDALWPQLDPEAGAANLRKAMHHGRQALGRHDAITLQAGELVLWSERPVVVDTDTFEARASVALRLRDPAECADVTSDYGGDLLPGARYEAWTEPHREHLRALYLDLLRTSAQWERLTQHEPTDEAAHRALMQRELDAGNRAAALRWYSRLRESLQQSLGVTPDPRTEAVYERCVAGLQAVGPPFVGRSQALGQVTAWLGMPVGQRPGGVVLRGPAGVGKSALCTEICTQARRRGWTVVRLDAADTGRAYGAMASIAERLMLEDRSVLDRIGPSARAVLALLSPLAAPSSEAQGPLGRHQVVGAVRRLLLAAAPDTDILLQVDDAHLIDDADVEVLVQLAMAGGPLCLLIATRPVAATIALGRGVARLQRAGVLCPLDLEPMDAEESRRLVSLALPAPLPDAEVDRIVQAADGNPFAAIELARCWGGDGKRLSGNVAEAIAGRLCDVPPDALALLRWLALSGGEWSVRTVEALATLALVPIHAALDRALEARVLVFTGGRYRFRHELVRQALLDLVPPHHRLKMHREIAAQLADMDAVPANVARHWLEGGRPSDAMPWLLAAARDAARLAAFSDALRHLAPVLAFQPGHAEALRLRAESLDAMGDPGAMAAYRQAAQAAGEPDSHNLLAKAALAQVKQGDPKGALEALQGVLPTSVDGRLSEALAYAGAAALGAAHPAMGTAKAAAARRLALESGDTASLVIASWAQAAAAHARGELHRSVWADLQETSHVPHLALRVFDGHLCITQRFLYGARPYAEVIEFADALATEAQRLGAARGHAFGITLRGEAEWLAGDLAAARAHLREGARLHRTIGGSVGEALSLQRLAEVSLHEGRRDEARALIDEALDVARQTDIGFHLMDRIYGTRINLHRDDPDAALYVMEDASESVRGPLETCPGCRITFAVPAAIAAARAGELDLANQHEEQCAYLANVVMRLPAWYAAHEEVRGHIAAARTPRDGEAVRQFTAAAARFREAGQPLDALRCEQLAMDALQGKR; from the coding sequence ATGGAAACGCTTTTGCCGCGGTTCGATGGCGGTGATCCGCCCGCAAGGCTCGAGATCGCCCTGCTGGGTCGTTTCGAGGCGAGCGTCGAAGGCATGGTCATCGCCGCTGACCGCTGGCCCAGCTTGCGCGCCACCCACTTGGTACAGATGCTCTGCCTGCAGCCGGGCCACCGTATTTCGCGGGACCTCGCCATCGACGCCTTGTGGCCACAGCTGGACCCTGAGGCCGGCGCCGCCAACCTGCGCAAGGCCATGCACCATGGCCGGCAGGCCCTGGGCCGACACGACGCCATCACCCTGCAGGCCGGCGAGCTGGTGCTCTGGTCCGAGCGCCCCGTGGTGGTCGACACCGACACCTTCGAGGCCCGCGCATCGGTGGCCCTGCGCCTTCGTGACCCGGCCGAATGTGCGGATGTGACCAGCGACTATGGCGGCGACTTGCTTCCGGGCGCCCGCTACGAGGCCTGGACCGAGCCCCACCGCGAACACTTGCGCGCGCTTTACCTGGATCTGCTGCGCACCAGCGCCCAGTGGGAGCGCCTGACCCAGCATGAGCCGACCGACGAGGCCGCGCATCGAGCGCTGATGCAGCGCGAACTGGACGCCGGCAACCGTGCGGCCGCTTTGCGCTGGTACAGCCGCCTGCGAGAGTCGCTGCAACAGTCCCTGGGTGTGACGCCCGACCCGCGCACCGAGGCTGTGTACGAGCGCTGCGTGGCCGGTCTGCAAGCCGTGGGACCGCCCTTCGTGGGGCGCTCGCAAGCGCTCGGCCAGGTGACGGCCTGGCTGGGCATGCCGGTTGGCCAACGACCCGGCGGCGTCGTGTTGCGCGGGCCTGCCGGCGTGGGCAAGAGCGCGCTGTGCACCGAGATCTGCACTCAGGCGCGCCGCCGGGGCTGGACGGTGGTGCGGCTGGATGCCGCAGACACTGGCCGGGCCTATGGCGCCATGGCTTCGATTGCCGAACGCCTGATGCTGGAAGACCGCAGCGTGCTCGACCGCATCGGTCCATCGGCCCGCGCCGTGCTGGCCTTGCTGAGCCCGCTGGCTGCGCCCTCCAGCGAGGCGCAGGGACCGCTGGGACGGCATCAGGTGGTCGGTGCCGTTCGACGGCTGCTGCTGGCGGCCGCGCCCGATACCGACATCTTGTTGCAGGTGGACGACGCCCATCTGATCGACGATGCCGATGTCGAGGTGCTGGTGCAGCTGGCCATGGCGGGTGGACCGCTGTGCCTGCTCATCGCCACCCGGCCGGTGGCCGCAACCATCGCACTGGGACGTGGCGTAGCGCGGCTGCAGCGCGCTGGCGTGTTGTGCCCGCTCGATCTGGAACCGATGGATGCCGAAGAAAGCCGCCGCCTGGTGAGCCTGGCGCTGCCAGCGCCCTTGCCCGACGCCGAGGTGGATCGCATCGTGCAGGCCGCCGACGGCAACCCGTTTGCCGCCATCGAGCTGGCGCGTTGCTGGGGGGGCGACGGCAAGCGCTTGTCCGGCAATGTGGCCGAGGCGATCGCCGGGCGGCTGTGCGATGTGCCACCGGACGCTCTGGCGCTGCTGCGCTGGCTGGCATTGAGCGGAGGTGAATGGAGCGTTCGCACGGTGGAGGCGCTGGCTACGCTGGCGCTGGTGCCCATCCATGCCGCGCTCGACCGCGCGCTGGAAGCCAGGGTCCTGGTGTTCACGGGCGGCCGCTACCGTTTCCGCCACGAACTGGTACGCCAGGCGCTGCTGGACCTGGTGCCACCCCACCATCGCCTGAAGATGCACCGCGAAATCGCCGCACAGCTGGCCGACATGGACGCGGTGCCAGCCAACGTCGCCCGCCACTGGCTGGAAGGCGGTCGGCCGAGCGACGCCATGCCCTGGCTGCTGGCCGCCGCTCGCGACGCCGCGCGCCTAGCGGCCTTCAGCGATGCTTTGCGCCACCTCGCCCCGGTGCTCGCGTTTCAACCTGGGCATGCCGAAGCATTGCGGCTACGCGCAGAATCGCTGGACGCCATGGGCGACCCGGGCGCCATGGCGGCGTACCGCCAGGCCGCCCAGGCCGCAGGCGAACCCGACAGCCACAACCTGCTCGCCAAGGCCGCGCTGGCCCAGGTAAAACAAGGTGACCCCAAGGGCGCGCTGGAAGCGCTGCAAGGTGTGTTGCCCACGTCTGTGGACGGTCGTCTGAGCGAAGCCCTGGCCTATGCGGGCGCAGCCGCGCTTGGCGCCGCCCACCCTGCCATGGGTACCGCCAAAGCCGCTGCGGCGCGCCGGCTGGCGCTGGAATCGGGCGACACCGCGTCGCTGGTGATTGCCTCATGGGCGCAGGCGGCTGCGGCGCATGCGCGCGGCGAGCTGCACCGCAGCGTGTGGGCCGATTTGCAGGAAACCAGCCATGTGCCGCACCTGGCCCTTCGGGTCTTCGACGGCCACTTGTGCATCACGCAACGCTTTCTGTACGGTGCCCGTCCGTATGCCGAGGTGATCGAATTTGCCGATGCGCTGGCCACCGAGGCCCAGCGCCTGGGCGCTGCGCGAGGTCATGCATTTGGCATCACCCTGCGCGGCGAGGCCGAGTGGCTGGCCGGCGATCTGGCGGCGGCGCGCGCGCACTTGCGCGAAGGCGCCCGCCTGCACCGGACCATCGGAGGCTCGGTGGGCGAGGCCTTGTCGTTGCAACGTCTGGCCGAGGTTTCGCTGCACGAGGGACGGCGCGACGAAGCCCGTGCGCTTATCGATGAAGCGCTCGATGTGGCACGCCAGACGGACATTGGCTTTCACCTCATGGACCGCATTTACGGAACCCGTATCAACCTGCACCGGGACGATCCCGACGCCGCGCTGTACGTGATGGAAGACGCCAGCGAATCGGTGCGCGGCCCGTTGGAAACCTGCCCTGGCTGCCGCATCACCTTCGCCGTGCCGGCGGCGATTGCGGCGGCGCGCGCAGGCGAATTGGACCTGGCCAACCAGCATGAGGAACAGTGTGCCTACCTCGCCAATGTGGTCATGCGGCTGCCCGCGTGGTACGCGGCGCACGAAGAGGTGAGGGGCCACATTGCAGCCGCGCGGACTCCACGCGACGGCGAGGCGGTAAGGCAATTTACGGCGGCCGCGGCCCGTTTCAGAGAGGCTGGTCAGCCACTGGACGCCCTGCGCTGTGAGCAGCTCGCGATGGACGCCCTGCAGGGCAAGCGCTAG